The Spirosoma sp. KUDC1026 DNA segment GTGCGAGTATAAGCCAAATTATTACGAAGATGATTATGCTACACCTATAGTAAAGAAAGCACATCCGTTTCGAGATATGGATTTTGTGAAAGATAAACTAGGTATCGAAGTTCAGTTCGGTAAGTATTCTTTTATGGTTTACAATGTCTGCGCAAAGATGACAATCTTCAAAAATTTAGGTCATATTATAGCGGGTATTGAAGTTGTTCCGGTTAAAGAGTTAGCGGATGAGATGTCTACTGGAGTTTCATATTACGAACAGTTTGTATGGGATTTAGAAAATAGAGGTGTATCTAATATTGACATTCCAGTTATGATAATAGGCATTGCTCAATAAAATTTATGGCATTCATGATTCCTGGCGCAAAGAAAACAAAGAAAAAATCTAAGGCTGTTGCGAAGCTTAGCGCTACTGAAAAAGAAAATAATCGAAAAAAGAAATCTCTGCACACCAAGGTGCTCAATACCTTTAAAAATATGGGTTTTGAGTATTTAAAAACAGATAATATAAAAATCAAATTCGATGGTTTAGAAGGAGAGCTAGATAATGTTTTTTTATTTAAAAATATTATCTTGATTGTAGAAGAAACAATTGAGAAAGGGTCTGATCACTTAAAAAAGAAAATTGTTTTTTGGGACAAACTAAGACCCGATTTTAAAAC contains these protein-coding regions:
- a CDS encoding BglII/BstYI family type II restriction endonuclease, which gives rise to MRIAGIYSFNGGKEFVEENFPEQLAELKAAIKAIDASKAKTKKSKEQTMVGKMLYSPDALNKAFRTQLPKPRWKNVREKCEYKPNYYEDDYATPIVKKAHPFRDMDFVKDKLGIEVQFGKYSFMVYNVCAKMTIFKNLGHIIAGIEVVPVKELADEMSTGVSYYEQFVWDLENRGVSNIDIPVMIIGIAQ